In a single window of the Hippocampus zosterae strain Florida chromosome 6, ASM2543408v3, whole genome shotgun sequence genome:
- the LOC127602261 gene encoding uncharacterized protein LOC127602261, translating into MEGATQTVAGNPDLDDMIKICFRLGFSNKEILAILAHNAETILSIRTLKRICKRLGLFRRKNQSDLGDMLAFVQHEIMTSGQMQGYRWLHLRAIQKGFVVSQDTIRQIIQFVDPVGVGIRRARRLRRRQYNCQGPNALWHLDGYDKLKPYGIGINGCIDGFSRYVLWAEAYTTNSDPKVVASYFIKTVSRIGGCPERIRADRGTENICVEQMQMFLRRNHSDNFAAEKSFLYGRSTANQRIEGWWSALRKQSAQFWINLFQTLQDDGHFSGDFLDKSLIRFCFLNLVQDELDEVVNTWKSHKIRPRLHHDTASGQPVVMYSFPAMHSAEDQLKPVGTEEVTACMEEYTTKGNFPCDETVFELCCLLMEENEWHAPSDPLDASDLYVKLREELLKSI; encoded by the exons ATGGAGGGTGCAACTCAAACAGTGGCTGGAAATCCAGATTTGGATGACATGATCAAGATATGTTTTAGACTTGGATTCAGCAATAAGGAAATACTTGCAATTTTAGCACATAATGCTGAAACTATTTTAAGTATTCGGACTCTGAAAAGGATATGCAAAAGACTTGGTCTTTTTCGAAGAAAGAACCAGTCAGACCTGGGAGACATGTTGGCTTTTGTCCAGCACGAGATCATGACTAGTGGACAGATGCAAGGTTATCGGTGGCTTCATCTGCGTGCCATTCAAAAAGGATTTGTTGTGTCACAAGATACAATAAGACAAATTATACAATTTGTTGACCCTGTAGGTGTGGGAATAAGAAGAGCACGACGCCTAAGAAGGCGCCAATACAACTGTCAGGGGCCAAATGCTCTTTGGCACCTGGATGGCTATGACAAATTAAAGCCCTACGGCATTGGCATCAATGGCTGTATTGATGGCTTTAGCCGGTATGTGTTATGGGCGGAAGCCTATACCACAAACAGTGACCCTAAGGTGGTTGCaagttattttataaaaacagtttcacgcATTGGTGGGTGTCCAGAGAGGATCCGTGCAGACAGGGGCACAGAAAATATTTGTGTCGAACAGATGCAGATGTTTTTGCGTAGAAACCACTCAGACAATTTTGCTGCGGAGAAAAGTTTCCTTTACGGAAGAAGtacagccaatcagcgtattgaAGGGTGGTGGTCCGCCCTTCGCAAACAGAGTGCACAGTTTtggattaatttatttcaaactcTTCAAGATGATGGCCACTTTTCAGGAGATTTTCTGGATAAAAGTCTTATCCGGTTCTGCTTTCTTAATCTTGTGCAG GATGAGCTGGATGAAGTTGTGAACACGTGGAAATCACACAAAATAAGACCAAGATTGCACCATGATACAGCTTCAGGTCAACCAGTCGTCATGTATTCATTCCCTGCGATGCACAGTGCCGAGGACCAATTAAAACCTGTTGGAACGGAAGAGGTCACTGCATGTATGGAAGAGTACACTACAAAAGGCAATTTTCCTTGTGATGAAACTGTATTTGAACTGTGTTGTTTGCTTATGGAGGAAAATGAATGGCACGCGCCATCAGATCCATTGGATGCAAGTGACTTGTATGTTAAGTTGAGAGAGGAATTACTGAAGtctatttga